The DNA window CTCTTCGTCAAACAGGTGGTCGACAGGTGCGTCGTCGCTTCGCAATATTTCAGCCTCCAGCATAGCCATTGCCCCGTCCTCGGTCCACAACTCGTTAGTGTAAATGTCCTGTAAAtcaagcaaaaatatatagttttttttttttttcagttggTGATTGAAAATGTTGCCGCGAGCAAGAAAGCGTTGCATTCATTGTTCCAACAACAACAGTGACGTCATCAACAGTGACGATAGTGATGAGAAGAAAGCGGTAAATTACTTTAAAGAAATCGATAGGCTTGACTCATTTTTTAAAGGTAATAAAACTATTTGGCCGCATCAATATCCAAAACCGAATCATTTAGCAGAGGCTGGCTTctactttttaaaagttttcgatagaacaaaatgtgttttttgcaatgtagttttggaaaattgggaagtgagtgattatgctattcttgaacataaaaaatggtCGCCAAAGTGTGGCTTCATAAACAATTATCTTGTTGGTAATATTCGTACAACTTCAACTTTTCAGAAAAACCCAGACTACAATGAACAATACGAacgtgaaaattcatttatgaaaatggaatgtttgccgaaaaatttcaaacagttagcAAGTGAGGGATTTTATTAcggtattgatttttcaaattcgaatgGATTTGGTCTTATTTGCAGTGGTTGTCGTATGTGGGCAGACACATCGATCAATAAATACCAATTGAGGGATTTACACATACAATCATCGCcaaattgtgattttgttaaaaaaagttgtgaagaagaagaaaaagaagaagaagaagaagaagaagaagaagaagataaagacaTAACCTATTAGCAGTGTGTGCGATAAGTATTCCAGTTTTAATTAGCAGTTAAGTGTGAAGAACAATAAAGAGTGGGCTAATCAGTTTTTGCGGTACATTAGAAGAACATTATTTAGAAGTATTCAGTTGAAAAAACTAACAGTGAAGtgtgaacaacaacaacaacaacaaagacAATAAAGTGTGAGCTAATCAGTTTTAGGAGCACATTAGTAGTATTCAAAAGACTGATAACATTAGTTTGTATGagaagaaaactgacaacaaacAGAAAACTACTGTTGGATTAGAAGAATGTATTTCAAGTGAGTTGAGTAAATGGAAAATAAACTTACATTGGTTCCGCTGTTGTTTGGCGCTGCCATAGCCGAGGATTGATCTGATGACATCGTTGGAGTTTCAAACTGATACTAACAGAAGGACACAGTTTTTcgtcattatatattatcaacttgatgaaTATAGATGGTAAGAAGTTGAAAGAAAGTATATCTGTTTTGTGCATATGTTGTATGCGAAATTTAGTGCAGATGTGCGGAACACTGATAAGGAAACGTTTGCAAATTTCTTAAGGAACGGTCAAAATGTGTGTGCGCACCTTGCATGACTCTGTAACGGACCTAACATCTGCTAGCCGAGtgaaagatattaatttattcattgtgcAGTGCACATGcatacttatataattattattgcaacCCCCACATGTTCTGCGTGATAACAAACTGACAGTTGATGGTACCGAGCGGCGCAAAATTATAAAAGCATCGAGCGACATGATATTGCTTGCATTCGATTATAGTGCGACGTTTCATGCACAGTGCAAATGGACAAGCAACAATCCGATAAAGCAGAGGCTGTGCCAACAAGCGAAGAAGCAGTCACACCATCAAACAACACGTAAGTATaataactttttaaattaattataaactgTAAAAAATTAACAACAAGTTTTGCAAGTGTTTTCATCGActgattgaaaaacaaatatgattaaaatgttatactctaacaatcaaactgaaaaaagcGACAGTAATCAATTTGactactttgaaaacaattgacTAACAACTGCAAACGTCGACTGTGgaggtaataataattgtgcttgaagtaaactggaaaatatctgatttatgatcgtttgcaattaaattttgaaaaacaattgtcTAACAACTGCAAACGCCGGCTGAGGAGGAGGTAATAATTGTGCTTGAAGTAAACTGGAATACTATGTGATTTATGAttatttgcaaataaattttgaaaaacaattgtcAAACAACTGCAAACGCcggctgaggaggaggaggtaataattgtgcttgaagtaaactggaaaaacatactatctgatttatgatcattGTGCGTTTGctattttattctatacaattatttcattctatatgTTTGTTTTTCAGCCTGGTTGAGTCGATAGCGCACGACAAGGAGGTGGAAATGGCAAGCGAGGAATGGTGCGTGGTTGACAGCAGCGAATCATCGCCACCGCCGAAACGTGTGCACTTTTCCACAGCGTGCGATACGCCAAAACGTGGCGGACGGGGCCGCGGCATTTATTTTGCCGAACAACGACGCGTCATCGCTCAGGGCAGAGGCCGGCAAATTGATGTGACCGGTGTGAGCGCGGACTCGTCCAGTCGCAATTGTGGTCAGCAAGCGgaagcatcatcatcatcgtcgtcaCTGGTGCTGCTAGATGTGACGAACTCGTCACAGCCGAGGATCGTGAACGCTACTAAAATCGACAACGAAGTTGAAAACGTTGAGCCGCAGCAAACAAGCTCTTCACAGCGGTAAGGCGGCAAaaacctattattattattattactaatactattactactactagcaaaatcaaaaaacaatggattatactattgaacgaagtACTAGCATAAATTCGTGTGCAGTTCGCTACAgatttgtttttagaaaattattcatcgatgttgttcaaacattattgcaaattttaAAGCCAAAAGTAAATGaattaattgttgaagaaagtgataattttgacaaaaatattaaatggtattttgttacaactgttcaattgaaaaaagtaaatgttGATAGCGGCAGCAGCAGCGATCAATCGCAACAAGAAGAAATCGTTGAAACTATGACAAACGCATCGTTTTACAGTTATACGTCATTGTTAATTAATGTTGATGAACAATTAGATATTTTGCAAGACCAATTTATTAGTGgtgtagagaaaattgaatcaacgcttgataaatttattaggTACGGGAGTGGTTGGACTGTAGTTAGaatcatttcatttgatttgaatattactcGTTACAATCCTTTAGCTGGCGGAAATAGTACATACATTGAAACACCTGcttttataaaagcaaaaagagccgttataaatgtaaaaaacaCAAATGATAGTAAATGTTTTGTATGGAGTGTACTTAGCTATTTTCATTACAGACGTAGAAATATGAATGTTGACTATCTgatgcaatttgaaaataatctaaatttgacCGGTATTAAGTTTCCTACTACAGTGCAtgacattaaaaaatttgaagtgcaaaatttaaacatttctatAACAGTGATTGCTTATGATGCTgctaaaaaaaagtttttcccgTACCGTTGTTCAATTTATAGACAACGCGAACATAAAATCAATCTTCTACTATTGTCAAATGATACAACGCCGAAAAAATGGCATTATGTTCTGATAAACACGCGTCAAGGGTATAACGGATTGTCACGGCTACTGAGTCATCACTTGTCTTTGCATAATGGTCAAGTGTTCATTTGTCCATATTGTTTTAGCAAATTTACAACTAACCGACATGCCAATTGCGATGGAAAAACCAATCTAGAAAAACATATGGATTTGTGTTCAACATTTGCAATACAAAGAACAGTACTACCTAAACAGGGTgaaatgttaaagtttaaaaatttttcGTACACACTAAAAAATAAGTACATTGCATTTgccgattttgaaagttttattgtaccaacaaataacggtgaggaggaggagctcgatgacgatgacgatgaaaatgttgatgatttGCTCGGAACTGATATAGGAAATAGCTTTACaaggaaaacacaaaaacatgttgcttgcggctatgcgtttattattttagacgaATCAGGTGAAATATTCTACGGTCCACGCGTTTATAGAGCTACAAGTGTTGGcgagaaaattattgaacaatttcttGATGAGATCATTGCCATAGCTCGAAACTGTTCCATTGATATGCAACAAGAAGTGcccatgattgaattgaatgaagaaCAATTATTAGCTTTTAACAATAGTACAGTATGTTTCTTGTGCAACGATGAATTTAAAGCCAACGAAATTCTACCCCCGCCAAAGGCAGCTTTAGCTTTGATCAAATTTGTAACTAAGTATGCGGCTGCTTTTTCAGTTAaacctgtgtttggatttttaaaAACAGACCATGCTTTATCAGCCAAACGACGATCGGCCACATTTCGCGACGAATTATCACTATTCTGCGCATACGCTATatcatgctctttacatgcttcaTCCAGACTATTTATTCCTTTATCCCCCCTCCTTAATCTTTTATCTAATTTGGTGCCGGGCCCGCAAAAGCGGTAGGAGGGGATATGCAACTCTAGGGGTAATGTATCGACAATTTTATTAAGGGCGGTTGATGCAAATCCGCTAAGTTTCGATAAAATACCAGTACCAATTTTACGTCGCACTCGTCGACGACGACAAGTCTTTTTTGCTACCATCCTTTcaatagcaatgttgaaacCTGACTAAATAGAAATTAGTTAATCCCCTTAAGACCTGCTGTCGGCTCCGGCTCactatcaaaaatattacaaagttgtaatgttgttattagtagaaaatttgaaatactatCACCAGACGATGGGTTTATGTTTATACAACTGTTCAATGCTgtataattgttaaaaaaattacaaataaccttacgttgatcattcatataagcataccaTTTGTCTAgtccatcatcaaataatttcgatgttttataattcatttgagaTTGAACACATAgttttatataagataatatatgtgcTTTATTATAAGCTTTTACGCTTAAATTGGcagtactgctgctgctgctgtcttTTACAGTTTggtttaatgatgaaaaatttaacaCATTTTCAACTCTAATATTGTGCAATGTACAAGTACTCAGTGTATAGTATAAGAGTAATATCATACTAATTGtgtatattatgaatgtaacaaatagtatgattattttcatttcttgtccTATTGACTTGACTCCCATCGTGTCTGCCGGCAAACTAAGTTTGCAGTGACATGCAACTGAACGCATGACGCATGTGTGCAGCTATGCATGACCAGACATGTCTGAACATGTCCATGAGTCATCAACCTTTGACTATAAATAGTCATGCAGAACAATGTTTGTACATCAGTTGTGCACAGTTGTTGATCACACACAAGGTAAGTTAAATGAAGTGCAATAatcaacatatatatatataatttattatatttgaacaAGAAGAAACCTAATCCTTTAATTCAAATTgccacaatttaaaaaaaaaaaaaaatttaaaattttaaatattattaatttaaaaatgttcctCTGATCAGCTGAATCTACGGCCGCTGTCGCGACCGTCGATTCAGCCTTATATCAGAGGGACGACCTTCGCTGTGCACAACCTGCATTATTAAATTGTGGCAACCTGAATTAAATGACTGTACATTCGCGCGCGTAATCTTAGCAGTAAATCTATGCGGCATGAATGTTTCAATTTCGGCATCTTCGTTGCCCCGACGTCCTACATTTGCTACCCTAATGATAACAGCATCCTTGTTGAAGGAGCGCACAATACGCGCACCTAAAACAGGATACTGAAATGCATCGGATAAATGTTTTAACGCAATTGTACGACGTCGGGATGGGTCTGAAAATCTTATCAGCCCATCGAAATCGAATTCATGACGTATAGAGTTAGATGCTAAGATTGCGCGTGGACGACTATAAGGATGAGCTTGCTGGTGTGATGTGAAGGCGGGTGAGATTCTTGTTGTGGGGGCGGGGGGTATCCGGACTTGTGATGTGACGGCGGGGGAGATTCTTGTTGTGGGGGCGGGGGGTATCCGGACTTGTGATGTGACGGCGGGGGAGATTCTTGTTGTGGGGGCGGGGGGTATCCGGACTTGTGATGTGACGGCGGGGGAGATTCTTGTTGTGGGGGCGGGGGGTATCCGGACTTGTGATGTGACGGCGGGGGAGATTCTTGTTGTGGGGGCGGGGGGTATCCGGACTTGTGATGTGACGGCGGGGGAGATTCTTGTTGTGGGGGCGGGGGGTATCCGTGATGTGAAGGCGGGTGAGATTCTTGTTGTGGGGGCGGGGGGTATCCGTGATGTGAAGGCGGGTGAGATTCTTGTTGTGGGGGCGGGGGGTATCCGGACTTGTGATGTGACGGCGGGGGAGATTCTTGTTGTGGGGGCGGGGGGTATCCGTGATGTGAAGGCGGGTGAGATTCTTGTTGTGGGGGGTATCCGTTGGTGTGATGCGAAGGCGGGGGGCATCGCAGCAGCTCGGGTGACGGGTGGTGGCGGTGGCGTGTATACCACAAGCTGCTGGCAATGCGGCGATGAAGGGGGAGGCTGATCGGCGCTGGAAACCTGTTGCTGACCCGTTTGATGAAGTGGATACTGCCAGAGGTTTTGCTGCTTTAGTTGTCTTTCAGCTCTGGTCAACAGATCCAATAATGAATCATCATCTTCGTCAAACAGGTTGGCAGGTGCGTCGTCGCTTCGCAATAGTTCAGCCTCCAGCATAGCCATTGCCCCGTCCTCGGTCCACAACTCGTTAGTGTAAATGTCCTGTAAAtcaagcaaaaatatatagttttttttttttttcagttggTGATTGAAAATGTTGCCGCGAGCAAGAAAGCGTTGCATTCATTGTTCCAACAACAACAGTGACGTCATCAACAGTGACGATAGTGATGAGAAGAAAGCGGTAAATTACTTTAAAGAAATCGATAGGCTTGACTCATTTTTTAAAGGTAATAAAACTATTTGGCCGCATCAATATCCAAAACCGAATCATTTAGCAGAGGCTGGCTTctactttttaaaagttttcgatagaacaaaatgtgttttttgcaatgtagttttggaaaattgggaagtgagtgattatgctattcttgaacataaaaaatggtCGCCAAAGTGTGGCTTCATAAACAATTATCTTGTTGGTAATATTCgtacaaaatttgaaatactatCACCAGACGATGGGTTTATGTTTATACAACTGTTCAATGCTgtataattgttaaaaaaattacaaataaccttacgttgatcattcatataagcataccaTTTGTCTAgtccatcatcaaataatttcgatgttttataattcatttgagaTTGAACACATAgttttatataagataatatatgtgcTTTATTATAAGCTTTTACGCTTAAATTGGcagtactgctgctgctgctgtcttTTACAGTTTggtttaatgatgaaaaatttaacaCATTTTCAACTCTAATATTGTGCAATGTACAAGTACTCAGTGTATAGTATAAGAGTAATATCATACTAATTGtgtatattatgaatgtaacaaatagtatgattattttcatttcttgtccTATTGACTTGACTCCCATCGTGTCTGCCGGCAAACTAAGTTTGCAGTGACATGCAACTGAACGCATGACGCATGTGTGCAGCTATGCATGACCAGACATGTCTGAACATGTCCATGAGTCATCAACCTTTGACTATAAATAGTCATGCAGAACAATGTTTGTACATCAGTTGTGCACAGTTGTTGATCACACACAAGGTAAGTTAAATGAAGTGCAATAatcaacatatatatatataatttattatatttgaacaAGAAGAAACCTAATcctttaattcaaattgaaatgaagtgcacatatatatataatttattatatttgaacaAGAAGAAACCTAATCCTTTAATTCAAATTgccacaatttaaaaaaaaaaaaaaaaaaaaaaaaaaaaaaatttaaaattttaaatattattaatttaaaaatgttcctCTGATCAGCTGAATCTACGGCCGCTGTCGCGACCGTCGATTCAGCCTTATATCAGAGGGACGACCTTCGCTGTGTACAACCTGCATTATTAAATTGTGGCAACCTGAATTAAATGACTGTACATTCGCGCGCGTAATCTTAGCAGTAAATCTATGCGGCATGAATGTTTCAATTTCGGCATCTTCGTTGCCCCGACGTCCTACATTTGCTACCCTAATGATAACAGCATCCTTGTTGAAGGAGCGCACAATACGCGCACCTAAAACAGGATACTGAAATGCATCGGATAAATGTTTTAACGCAATTGTACGACGTCGGGATGGGTCTGAAAATCTTATCAGCCCATCGAAATCGAATTCATGACGTATAGAGTTAGATGCTAAGATTGCGCGTGGACGACTATAAGGATGAGCTTGCTGGTGTGATGTGAAGGCGGGTGAGATTCTTGTTGTGGGGGCGGGGGGTATCCGTGATGTGAAGGCGGGTGAGATTCTTGTTGTGGGGGCGGGGGGTATCCGTGATGTGAAGGCGGGTGAGATTCTTGTTGTGGGGGCGGGGGGTATCCGGACTTGTGATGTGACGGCGGGGGAGATTCTTGTTGTGGGGGGTATCCGTTGGTGTGATGCGAAGGCGGGGGGCATCGCAGCAGCTCGGGTGACGGGTGGTGGCGGTGGCGTGTATACCACAAGCTGCTGGCAATGCGGCGATGAAGGGGGAGGCTGATCGGCGCTGGAAACCTGTTGCTGACCCGTTTGATGAAGTGGATACTGCCAGAGGTTTTGCTGCTTTAGTTGTCTTTCAGCTCTGGTCAACAGATCCAATAATGAATCATCTTCGTCAAACAGGTTGGCAGGTGCGGTGTCGCTTCGCAATAGTTCAGCCTCCAGCATAGCCATTGCCCCGTCCTCGGTCCACAACTCGTT is part of the Nilaparvata lugens isolate BPH unplaced genomic scaffold, ASM1435652v1 scaffold4558, whole genome shotgun sequence genome and encodes:
- the LOC111063154 gene encoding uncharacterized protein LOC111063154, yielding MDKQQSDKAEAVPTSEEAVTPSNNTLVESIAHDKEVEMASEEWCVVDSSESSPPPKRVHFSTACDTPKRGGRGRGIYFAEQRRVIAQGRGRQIDVTGVSADSSSRNCGQQAEASSSSSSLVLLDVTNSSQPRIVNATKIDNEVENVEPQQTSSSQRLVESIAHDKEVEMASEEWCVVDSSESSPPPKRVHFSTACDTPKRGGRGRGIYFAEQRRVIAQGRGRQIDVTGVSADSSSRNCGQQAEASSSSSLPRRPTFATLMITASLLKERTIRAPKTGY